The Sporichthyaceae bacterium DNA segment GACGGTGAACACGGCCAGGTTCACTTGCGTGGCCCAGATCAGCATGTAGGTGTTGAAGATCGCGAAGGCCAGGAGTATCCAGCCCAGGTCGTTGGACACCTGCGTGGCGCTCTTGGCGCTCGGCGCCACCAGCTTCACGTACAGCCCCAGGCCGATCCAGAACCCACCGTAGGTGGAGAACGCGGTGGCGCCGAAGACGTTGCGGTTGCGGAACTCCCACATGCCGGCCAACAGCTGGATCAATCCGCCGTAGGCGAACGCGTATCCCAGCCAGGCGTCGGTGCCGTCCGTCCAGGTGGCGTTCTTGGCGGAGAGCAGGAACGTGGTCAACGCAAAAGCGCCA contains these protein-coding regions:
- a CDS encoding acetate uptake transporter, which gives rise to MAVPNDDRPVTVMSSPVADPAPLGLGAFALTTFLLSAKNATWTDGTDAWLGYAFAYGGLIQLLAGMWEFRNRNVFGATAFSTYGGFWIGLGLYVKLVAPSAKSATQVSNDLGWILLAFAIFNTYMLIWATQVNLAVFTVFLILEVTEICLFMSEFNGNHNLHKLGGYLGIVTAAAAWYTSAAGVINGMKGVPVLPVGKPMEFLSPSGAHAGALAD